The sequence below is a genomic window from Halosolutus gelatinilyticus.
ACCGTGGAAGCCGTAATGGCACGAAGCGATCGAATGGCTGGATAGCGCAAGTCAGGTCAACCTAGAGCCCGTGAAAAGGCGAGCACACTGTCCGTACCGAGATCCGACACAGGTACTCGTGGCAGCGAAAGCCAAGGTCTGTCGGGAATAACCGACGTTAGGGAATTCGGCAAGTTAGTCCCGTACGTTCGCAATAAGGGATGCCTGCCTCGGAAAGAGGCAGGTCGCAGTGACTCGGGCGCTCCGACTGTCTAGTAACAACATAGGTGACCGCAAATCCGCAAGGACTCGTACGGTCACTGAATCCTGCCCAGTGCAGGTATCTGAACACCCCGTACAAGGGGACGAAGGACCTGTTAACGGCGGGGGTAACTATGACCCTCTTAAGGTAGCGTAGTACCTTGCCGCTTCAGTAGCGGCTTGCATGAATGGATCAACGAGAGCGCCACTGTCCCAACGTTGGGCCCGGTGAACTGTACGTTCCAGTGCGGAGTCTGGAGACCCCCAAGGGGAAGCGAAGACCCTATAGAGCTTTACTGCAGGCTGTCGCTGAGACATGGTCGCCATTGTGCAGCATAGGTAGGAGGCGTTACACAGGTACCCGCGCCAGCGGGCCACCGAGCCATCACTGAAATACTACCCGATGGTGACTGTGACTCTCACTCCGGGAGGAGGACACCGGTAGCCGGGCAGTTTGACTGGGGCGGTACGCGCTTGAAAAGATATCGAGCGCGCCCCAAGGTTTCCTCATCCGGGTCGGAGACCCGGAACAGAGCGCAAGAGCAAACGGAAGCCTGACAGTGTCCTGCACAACAAGGGACGCTGACGCGAAAGCGTGGTCTAGCGAACCAATTAGCCCGATAGATGCGGGCAATTGCTGACAGAAAAGCTACCTTAGGGATAACAGAGTCGTCACCCGCAAGAGCACATATCGACCGGGTGGCTTGCTACCTCGATGTCGGTTCCCTCCATCCTGGCCGTGCAGCATCGGCCAAGGGTGAGGTTGTTCGCCTATTAAAGGAGGTCGTGAGCTGGGTTTAGACCGTCGTGAGACAGGTCGGCTGCTATCTATTGGGGGTGTGAGGTTCCTGACGGGAACGTTCGTATAGTACGAGAGGAACTACGAATGGGTGCCACTAGTCTACCGGCTGTTCGAAAGAGCACGTGCCGGGCAGCTACGCACCACGGGGTAAGAGCTGAACGCATCTAAGCTCGAAACCCACCTGGAAAAGAGGAACCACCGAGATCACTCGTAGAAGACGAGTTCGATAGACTCGGGGTGTACGCACCAAGGCAACGAGGTGTTGAGCCCGCGAGCACTAACCGATCAAGCCACACAATCATACATTACGTTACATTGGATCTGCACTGGCCCGGAAACGGGTCCAGACGTAAACTGGACTACACGCACATTACGGTCACAACACAACCAACCGATATTGGCATGATCGCGGTTCGATTCCGCGAATCGGCGTTACGGCGGCCACAGCGGCGGGGACCCTCCCGTACCCATCCCGAACACGGAAGATAAGCCCGCCAGCGTGTCGGTCAGTACTGGAGTGGGAGACCCTCTGGAAACCCCGATTCGCCGCCGACCACTCATACTCTATTCAATCACGCCCCGCACAGCCGAAGCAGCGGCTGTGCGGGGCTTTTTGCATATCTCCACCAGGGCTATCGTTAGCGCAGTCGAGCGGCATCGTCGATCGGACGCGGTTCGTGGCCGATTCGAACACCAAATTACTTTGGAGAGGCGTTTACCCCGACGTGTGAAAGTACGTGAGGTATGGGTAATTCGCTATCCCTGGATGCCGCTTACGAACTCTTGTCGGCGGCTCGCCGTCGGTACGTCCTGTATTATTTGCTCGAAAACGAGGAAGGGAATATCGATGGGGTGGCGCTCCAGATCGCCGCGTGGGAGGCGGGAATCCCGGTAACGGCGGTTTCGGAAGACGATCGGAAGGCGATCGTCATCTCGTTGGTTCACAAGCACATCCCGAAGCTCGCAGATCTCGAAGTTGCCGAGTACGACGCGCGAAGCGGTGACGTGGTGACCGGAGCGCGCTTCGAAGAGCTTCGCCCCTTCGTCGATCGAGCCAGAGCGGCCGACGATGCGACAGTTATCGACGAATCGCGAGAGTCGTTTCTGTACAGTAATCCGGAGCATGGGTCGGAAAACGAAACCGGCGGAACTCGGTGAATAGGGGCCAAGGCGACAGCGGGCTCCGATCGGCGCGGCTGGGCAACGAACGATAATTAGTGTCCGAAGGGGTGAGAAGGCATTAACGCGCGCGGTTCAGGGGCTTATTCGATTTGGATATCTCCCTGCATGTTTGTGTGGGGGCGACAGCGGTAGTACGCCATCTCGGACGTTGCGGTGATCTTGAGCATCTGATCGTCGCCGGGTTCCGAGGCCATCTCGGTTTCGTAGTCTTTGACGACCTTCTCGCTATCGTTCCAGATCATGAAGTTGTGTTCCATGCTGCCGCCGTTTTTGGTCCATCCGATCTCGTAGTCTTTCTCTTCTTTAAGGACGAGCGTCGGGTTCTCAACGCCGTCGATGGCCGACGGGGCGAGCCCTTTCCAGCCGGCGGTGTTGGCTTCGAACTCGATCGTCGTTCCAGGGTCGATTTTGTACGTGTCGCCGCCGTTCTTGCCATCGCTCTCATTGGCGTTTTCGTCGCCGTTTTCGCCACTGCTGTCGCCGCCGCTGAGACAGCCGGCGAGCGCAGCGATCGTCAGGCCGGACGCTTTCAGAACCGTTCGCCGGTCGGGGTTGAAGGAACTCATCGGTGTACCTGACTGTAGGGGAGCAGAGACAATGAAGACGTAATTTGGTTCCCACGTCGTGGGAGCAGGACCCGAATATATTCGGGTAGCGTGAACAGTACGCGAATCGCGTCAGTACAACCGTCGTTAATCTCGATCGCAGCGGGAGTACAGCGGCTCTCTGGCCTGATTGCCGTTCAATGAGAATGTCACCCGGAACACTAACGTCCAGCCTCATCCCGTGGCGGCGTGCCGCGTCGGCTGGCTAACCCTCGTGCCGGGCGGGGGTGTGCGCGTCCCCAGGCGGAGACGACGTCGGTCGTCTCGTGGTGGAGTACACCACTGATATGTCGCGTGTCCGGGTTCGCCGTGCTGTCATCGCACCCGTATGGGTTCGCTCGGACGGGGACTAAGGACACGCACCTGACGTAGGCGATCCGGACGGTTAAGTGTTCCAGTCGCCGGCGGCGGCCTCGTTACGGGTCGTCCGGCGCCGTCGCGCGACTATCTTCGTTCTCCTCGAGCCACGCCTCGTATTCGTCCTGTTCGAGGACGACGACGTCGGCGTCCATCCGCGAGTGGCCGACCCCGCAAAACTCGGTGCAGACGGCCTCGTACTCGCCGGGTTCGTAGACGAAAGTCCGAATGCGGGTGTACTCGCCGGGGTACCCGTCCTGTTTGACGCCGAGGTCCGGGATGAACAGGGAGTGAATGACGTCTTCGGTCGTGATCCATATCGTCACATCCTGATTGGCGGGCAGCACCAGTTCGTCTTCCATCGTGATGTTGTGGCTTGGATAGGTCGTCTCCCAGTGCCACTGGTAGCCTCGGACGACCAGTTCCTCGTCGTCGGTTTCGGGGAGATCGTCGACCGACTCGATCGCCTCCCCGCTGCCGGCGCCGGGTTCGGTGATCTGTGTAGGGGAGACGTACGGATTGACGAGGACGCTGTAGCCGGCGACTCCGACGAACAGTAGGATGATCGCCGTCGCGATAGTCCAGGTGATCTCGAGGGCCGGATCTTCCGCGGTCGGCTGTGGATCGTCGTTGTCGCGGAACTTGACGGCCGCGTAGACGAGGATCATGACGACGAACAGCGACAGGGGCAGCGCCACGTAGAGTAGCTGGTACTCGAGCCCCACGATCGCGTCCCGATTTACCGACTGGGCGACGACGCTCCCGGTCGACGCGAGCAGCGCCGCGAGTGTGACGAGGACGGTTCCGATCGTACGCCGGCGGCGACTCATTGCGGTGGCGTTCAACGACCCCCGTGAAATACGGCCTTCATTACGAAACAGACTATCACGAACACTGACTTGTATTGTAGAAGAACTTATCGGTGTCTGTGATAGTCTCGCTCTCATCAACTGAGCTTTATTGGCGTCGCTGATGAGACCACGGGCATGAACGCCGATGAGTGTGTTGGACGTGCGCGAGCGACGATGATTTCGCTGGGGGAGGTGACGAATCGGTGAATCGGGCGCTCGTGGAGGTGTCGCTGTTCGCGGCGATTTTTCTGAGCTGTCTCCTCACGGCGGCCGTCGCCCGGTGGCTTCGGGCTGATCCGTCGCCCGACGGTGGATACGCGACCGTCGGCGAACGCGGCGTGACCTGGCGCGACGCGAAGGCGGCGGCGATTCGCTGGACGACGACGACGAATCACCGGGAGATCGGATTGCTCTACATCGCCTTCGGCACCGTCGCGGCGATGTGGGGAGGGGTCGACGCGATGATGATGCGGACCCACCTGCTCACCCCTGCGGCGGACATCTGGACGGAACAGACGTACAACGAACTGTTCACGATGCACGGGCTGACGATGCTCATTTTCTTCGTCACGCCCGTCTTCTTCGGGATCGGTAACTACTTCTTGCCGTTGCTGATCGGGGCCGACGACATGGCGTTTCCCCGGCTCAACGCCCTGGGTTTCTGGATGCTCCCGCCGGCCCTGTTGCTCTCGCGGCTGGGGATCGTCGCCGAGGTGACCGCGAAGACCCTCTCGCTGATCGTTCCCGACAGCTGGCTCACCGCCCTGTTTGTGCTCCGCGAGCCGGCGATCGGCTGGACGATGTACACGCCGCTGTCCTCGACGACGCCGGATCCGCAGATCAACTTCCTCCTGCTGGGGCTCCACTTAAGCGGCATCGCCACCACGATCGGTGCGATCAACTTCGTCACGACGATCGTCTACGAGCGCGACGACGCTATCGGCTGGGCGAACCTCGACATCTTCTCGTGGAACATGCTCGTGACGAGTATGATCGTCCTGTTCGCGTTCCCGCTGCTGGGCACCGCGCTCTTGATGCTGCTGTTCGATCGTAACTTCGGGACGACTTTCTTCGCAACCGACGGCGGCGGTCCCATCCTCTGGCAGCACCTGTTCTGGTTCTGGGGCCACCCCGAGGTGTACATCCTCTTTCTGCCCGCGGCCGGGCTGATGAGCCTCATCCTGCCGAAGTTCGTCGGGCGGAAGCTGTTCGGCTTCAAGTTCATCGTCTACTCGACGATCGCGATCGGCGTCCTCTCGTTCGGCGTCTGGGCACACCACATGTTCACGACCGGGATCGATCCCCGCGTCCGGGCGAGTTTCATGGCTACGTCGGTCGCGATCGCCGTCCCTAGCGCGATCAAGGTGTTCAACTGGATTACGACGATGTGGAACGGGAACGTCAAACTCGCCGCGCCGACGATCCTCTGCGTTGGCGGGATCGGGATGTTCATTTACGGCGGCATCACCGGGATCTTCCTCGCCGTGATCCCCATCGACATCGTCTACCACGACACCTACTACGTCGTGGGGCACTTCCACCTCATCGTCATGGGAATCATCCCGCTGATGATGTTCTCCGCGAGCTACTACTGGTATCCCCTGCTGACCGGGCGGCTCTACGATCGCCGACTCGCGCTCTTCCAGTCGACGCTGCTCGTGGCTGGGTCGGCGCTCACGTTCGTAACGCTGTTGGCAATCGGCTTTCTGGAGTTACCCCGACGGTACGCGACCTACCCGTCCGAGTTCCAGAACTTCCAGATCGTTGCGACCGTCGGCGCCTACATCATCGGGCTGAGCGTGCTGCTGTGGCTCTACAACCTGATCTGGTCGTACTTCCACGGCGACCCCGTCGAGTCCGCCGATCCGTGGGACCTCAAATCGACCGAGCAGTTCACGCCGGAGTGGCAGTGGTTCGAGGAGAAACTCGAGCGCGAGCGCGGGATTCCTCCGACGGAACCGGACGTCGTTCGGCGAACGTACGAACCGGCGCACGATCGCCCGCCCTCGTTGGTCGCCCGGATCAGGCCGGTCGCGCGGACGGTCGTGAGCGACGCCAGCGTGGGGGCGATCGGCGGCCTCATCGGGACGCTGCTCATGTCCGGGGCGCTCGCCGTGGCCGTCCTCCTCGGGGTCTTTGACCTCGACTCCTTCGCGGGGCTCGCGACGCTGGTCGGCTTCCCGTCGAACGTCGCCCTCGGCTACGCCGTCTTCCTCGTCGGCGGGATGACCGTCTGGCCGCTGCTCTTCCTGGCGCTCGGCGAGTATCTGCCCGGCGAACTCACCCTCGTTACGGGGCTGTGGTACGCGACCGTGGCTGCCTCCGGGTTCGCGATCGCGTTCCACACTACTCAGACCGGACTCGAACTGGTCGCGTACCTCGTGTTCGTCCTGCTCGCACACTGGATCTACGGGCTCGGTCTCGCCGGGACGATCGAGTACCTCGGCGGCCGTCGCCCGTCCCCACCCGAGGAACGAGGCTCATGAGCGACGAGGAACCGTCGAAAGTCGAGGAAGAACGGACGGAGGACGAAACGGTTGCCGGCGAGCCGACCGAGCCGTCGGAGTCGCTGTTGTTGACCTACGCGGCTCCGTTTTTCGGCGTGCTCCTGATCGCCGCCGGCGTCCCGCTCGCGATCCTCGGCGGATACGTCGTCGTGCAGGACGCATTCGACCTCTGTGGCGACCCCGACATCGAGGTTCGGGCGCTCGAAGACGGCGAGCAACCCGGACAGACCGTCGAAACGGTCGAGTTCGACCGCCTCACGCCGGCCGAGCAAGAGGCGATCCGCGAGGCGATCGACAGCCCGCTCGGAGAAGCTCCCGTCCAGGACGAACGGATGGAGAATCAGGGCGTGCTGTCGGACGGTGCGATCGTCACGGTCGACGGCGATCGCTACTACGTGCGCATCGCGTCGGTGAATTCGTGTCTGCAGGTCCGGCCGCTGTTGTTCCCGATCGGTAGCGTCGCGATCCTCGTGGGGATCGCCGGCGTGCTGACGCCGCCGATATACCGGAAGATGGCGGGATTCGAAGAACGGATGCAACGCGGTCGGCGCCGTTGAGGGGTGAACGCACGGCTTCGTCCGCACCCCGGTTCGATCGGTCGACGGACGATCGCGTCGTCGCGATCCGCCTCGTTTCGATTCCAATCCGTCGGCACTGATCCCGATCGCGTCGTCCCGACCGATCGTTAGTCCGACTCGTCGGTGTCGTTCGGCTCGTCGAACGTGCTCGGATCCGGCGGTGGCGCGACGACCTCGCCGTCGCCCGGCTGTTCGGGAAGGTAGGAGAACCGCCCCTTGCCGTCCGGCGCCTCGCCCTGGGTCCAGGGGTATCCGGGGTCGGGCTGCTCTTCGCGTCGGGTCGAGATGAACGTGTAGTTGACGTCCTGGTTTTCCTCTTCCTGCGGAAAGCTCGCGGGGACGGGCACCGGGTCGTCGAGGGACTGGAGGGCTTCGAGCCACTGATTCTGGTGCATCGTGTCGCGGGCGATGAGGTAGGAGAGCATGTCCTTCATCCCGGGATCGTCGGTGTACTCCCAGAGTCGGGTCGCGAGGGTTCGACCGGTCGCCTCGGCCATCACGTTCGCGTACAGGTCGCCCGCGAGGTTGCCGGAGGCGACGACGTAGCCGCCGGTGAACGGGACGCCGTTGCTGTCGACCGGCATCGCCGAGAGGCCCGCCGAGAGGAACTGTCGCGGATTCTGGCCGGTCATCGCGGCCGCGGCGGCCGCGGTCTCCTCGGTCTCCTCGCGCATCTCCTTCGGCGAGCCGCGGAGGTTCTTCGTGACGGCGGAAGCGAGCATCTCGATGTGGCCGATCTCTTCGGTCGCGGTTTCCATCAGCAGGTTTCGGTACGCTTCGTACTCCTCGGGAAGCGACCACGCCTGAAACATGTACTGGAGCGCGACTCGCATCTCGCCTTCCTGGCCGCCGATCGCCTGCTGCAGGAGCTTCGCGAAGTGCGGGTCCGGGTCTTCGACGGTGACCTCGTACTGGAGTTCGGGTTCGTGAAAGAACATCCACTCCGGTCTGCCGAGGCCCAGAGAAATAAACGGCCATTACGGGCGATAGTGACCGTATCTCGGGCTGATAGCTGTTCGATACCGAACGATGGCTCACCGTTGCATCGTCACGGCGAACGATTATCCCGACGCTGCTGGTCGGGGAGATACCGTGACCGAGCAACCGAACACAGTGCCGACGCGGTCGCCGTCACGTCGAGCAGTTCTCAAATCGGGAGTACTGTCGACGGCCGGTATCGTCGGCGTCGCGAGCGGGACCGCGAGCGCGGCCGAGCGAGGGGACCGAGCGGGCGCCGATCGGGAGCGGGAATCGACGCCGGCCGAGCGCGGCGCCCTGTTAGCCTACCAGTTTAGAGCGGAACGCAGATTTACGGTCGTCGAGTCCGACCTCGAGTGGCAACCGCAGCACCTCGACGAGGGCGTCGGAACGCACGTGGTCGCGTACGATCGCGCGCCGTCGCTTCGAGCGTTCGTCTTCACGGAACCGGGCGAAGCGCTCCAGCGAGGGCGATCGTTCACGTTGGAGCGAACGCGACGGCCGCCCGCGATCGGCACCGATCGTCGCCTGGTGGGGGTCGAACTGGAGCCGGTCGGGTGATCTCGGGCTCCGAGGCGTTCCTCGTCGGCGCTCGCTGCGAGCGGACTGGGGGTTTTTCATCGCTGACTGTCGTAGGCCGAACCCATCCGGTGATCGACGTGGGTGACAACGGCAACGACACGAAACGTCGCTCCGCGGCGCGCTGTTCGAACTGCGGGGCGATCGGGATCGTCCAGATCTGGCCGGACGGGCGGATCCAGCCGCTCGGCCAGGACCAGCTCTGTCGGTGCGACGACGGCGAGTTACACGTCCTCGAAGGCAGCGACAGACCGTGATCAGAGCGCCGATCCGACGTAGACGATGAGGACGAGGAACACCCACACCGCGTCGACGAAGTGCCAGTAGAGACCGACGGTCTCGACGGACGTGTCCTGATCGGGGCCGTAGTGGCCTCGCAGCCCGCGCCAGCAGAGGACGGCGAGGCCGCCGACGCCGAGGGTGACGTGGAGCCCGTGCAGGCCGGTCAGTCCGTAGAACGCGCTGCCGAAGACGCCAGTCGCGAGCGTAAAGTCGTCGTGAACGACGAACTCGTAGTACTCGTAGGCCTGCCCCGAGAGGAAGACGAGTCCGAGCACCAAGGTGGTGCCGAGGAGGGCCAGAAATCGCCGCCGGTTCCCCCGTTGTAGCGCCTCGTGCCCGTAGTGAAAGGTGACGCTGCTCGTGAGCAGGATGAACGTGTTGATCAGCACGATCGAGCGCAGGAGCGACGGGGCCTCGCCGGGCGGCCAGGCGATCCCGACCCGGAGAAAGAAGTAGTAGACGAACAGCGCGCTGAACGTCGAGACGTCCGTCGCCAGAAACAGCAGCGTCGTCGTGACGTACGATTCACGGTCCGTCCGGCCGTCGGCGCGTCGGGCGGGGGCGAGAAACGCTTCGTCGACCCAGCCGGCGACCCCGGCCAGGAGAACGATCGCGCCGAGGCCGGCGAGACCGGCGCCGAGAAGCGGTGGGACCACGCCCGCGACCGCCCCGAAGATGGCGATCGCGATGCCGCTGTAGAGGCCGGCGGCTCCGGCGGCGGCCACGAGCGGCCAGCGGCTCTCGTGTTCGTGCTCGTGCTCGTCGTGGCCGCCAGGATCGGGGCCGCTACGGCCGGGATCGGCGTCGGAGGCGGCGCTTCGGCTTCGGCCCGATTGATCGCGCGCCGTGCCGTGACCGGAGCCGTCCGCCAGCGGCGTCGACGCCTCGTCCGGAGCGGTCCGGGAGCGATCGGTCATATCCCCGCTACCACGGCATGACCGAAAAGATGTCGCTACCGGTTCCGTGAGTGCCTCGAGAACGAGACGTTCGCGCATCCGAGAGTGTTCGTCGACGGGTCGGACGGTTCACGGTTGCGAGACCGCGGTTTGCGTGATCCGGACTGCGAGGACGGATACCTCTCGTTGCACTCGGTTTCGGGGCGTTTCGATTTGCCGTGACCGATTCGGTCGATCGGGATCCGGTCGGCGGGAGAGCTAGTAGAAGTACTCGTCCTCCGAGAGCTGGACGTAGCCGCCGTTGCGGTACTGGAACTTCTTTTTCTTGTAGGTGGCGAGAATTCTCGTGGCGCCGATTCCAGCCGTGTAACGCTTGCTGAACAGGACGTTCTCACCGCTGCCGCGTTGCATATCGTTGACGATCTCGAACGCGCGGTCCCAGTCGTCGGGTTCGTAGTCCTCGACGATGTCCGCGAAGGCGACGTTCCGAAGGATCTCGTCGCCGATCGCGCGCTTCCAAACGTCGTTGTAGTTTTCGAGCGAGTCCGTCGCCGCGAGCCGGCCTGCGATCTTGCCGGACCGGACGGCGACGTGGTAGCCGCCCTCGTGGAACGCCGACGTGGTTCCCATGGCGCCGCCGGCGACGGCGATGTTCGCGCCGACGGGCGAGTCGATCGGTCGGGTCGAGGAGATGGGGTACGTTTCGGTTCCCTTCGACTTGCCGCGGTCCTCGACGATCGGGATGTCTTCTGCGACGTCGTACTCGTCGCCGTACTCGAGTTCGAGGAGCCGACGGATGTACTCGCTTCCGGAGGGGATCTTGTCGTCGGTCGGCTTCAGGAGCTTGTAGGAGCCCGGATTGTCGACGTCGGAGAGCTCCATCCCGATCGGCATCGTGAGGCCGACGCGGGCGACCGTGCCGTCGTTGGGGAACACCCACGGGTAGGCGGTCTCGCCGGGCATGTACCCCCACCAGAACTCGAGTCGGTCCTCGAACTCCTCGAACAGTTCCGGCGGGAACTCGCGGTACTCCTGGTACGCGATGTGGTTCGCCGTGGGCGGCGAGAGGTGGTCTGAGACGCTCCGGCCGGGGCCAGTGAACTGATCGAGGGCGTCGAGAGTGACCCGGCGCTGCGGGCCGTCGGCGAGCACGACGTATTGGGCCTCGAGCTGGTCGCCGTTCGAGAGGGTCAGTGCGTGGACCGGCCCCTTCGAACTGGACGACCGGAGGTCGGTCTCGAGCGATTTGACGCTGGTCCCAACCCGCAGGTCGGCGCCGGCGTCCGCGGCCCGCTCGTGGAGCCAGTCGTCCATCCGAGCGCGGTGGAAGGTGTACCCGAATTTGGAATAACTCGACTCGATCCCGGTGGCGTTCAACTCGACGGCGTTCGAGGGCCCGATGAAGTCCGTTCCCTCGAGCTCCCGCAGGACGACGTCGTCCGGAATCTCCCGGTAATCGAAATCCATGATGTCGATCCAGTATCCGAGCATCCCGGCGGCGTCGGTCGAGTCCGGGCCGAGTCCGTCCCGATCCTCGCGGGGGACGCCCTGCTCGAACAGGACCGTCTCGGCGCCGTGAGCCGCGGCCCGTTCGGCCGCGGACGCACCTGCGGGGCCGCCGCCGACGATCGCGACGTCTACGCGTTCCATACGCCGTTGAGACTCAGCCGTCCATATTAAACACCGTGAAATTCCTGTTGGGAACCATACGACACGACGGACGGGAGCATTCGGCGGTGCACGCCGCGAGACCAACGCTTTTGGGACCGCCGTCCGAGGAACTCTACATGACTGATTCCGACAGCAACGGTCCCGACGAATCCATCGATACCGGGGGAAGCGACGTGCTCGTACTGCGGAAGGGAACGCACGGGATCCCGGTCGAACGGTACGCCGATGCGCTGCGCGATCGCCTGCCGGAGCTGACCGTCGAGCTCGCGCGGACGCCGGATCGGGAGCGAGCGGCGATCCAAGATGCGCGGTTCGTCACCGGGATGACGCTCGACCGGGACCTGCTCGGAGTCGCCGAAAATCTCGACGTCTTCGCGTGCGCGTACGCCGGCACG
It includes:
- a CDS encoding DUF7344 domain-containing protein, with amino-acid sequence MGNSLSLDAAYELLSAARRRYVLYYLLENEEGNIDGVALQIAAWEAGIPVTAVSEDDRKAIVISLVHKHIPKLADLEVAEYDARSGDVVTGARFEELRPFVDRARAADDATVIDESRESFLYSNPEHGSENETGGTR
- a CDS encoding manganese catalase family protein; this encodes MFFHEPELQYEVTVEDPDPHFAKLLQQAIGGQEGEMRVALQYMFQAWSLPEEYEAYRNLLMETATEEIGHIEMLASAVTKNLRGSPKEMREETEETAAAAAAMTGQNPRQFLSAGLSAMPVDSNGVPFTGGYVVASGNLAGDLYANVMAEATGRTLATRLWEYTDDPGMKDMLSYLIARDTMHQNQWLEALQSLDDPVPVPASFPQEEENQDVNYTFISTRREEQPDPGYPWTQGEAPDGKGRFSYLPEQPGDGEVVAPPPDPSTFDEPNDTDESD
- a CDS encoding cytochrome c oxidase subunit 3, giving the protein MTDRSRTAPDEASTPLADGSGHGTARDQSGRSRSAASDADPGRSGPDPGGHDEHEHEHESRWPLVAAAGAAGLYSGIAIAIFGAVAGVVPPLLGAGLAGLGAIVLLAGVAGWVDEAFLAPARRADGRTDRESYVTTTLLFLATDVSTFSALFVYYFFLRVGIAWPPGEAPSLLRSIVLINTFILLTSSVTFHYGHEALQRGNRRRFLALLGTTLVLGLVFLSGQAYEYYEFVVHDDFTLATGVFGSAFYGLTGLHGLHVTLGVGGLAVLCWRGLRGHYGPDQDTSVETVGLYWHFVDAVWVFLVLIVYVGSAL
- the coxB gene encoding cytochrome c oxidase subunit II, translated to MSRRRRTIGTVLVTLAALLASTGSVVAQSVNRDAIVGLEYQLLYVALPLSLFVVMILVYAAVKFRDNDDPQPTAEDPALEITWTIATAIILLFVGVAGYSVLVNPYVSPTQITEPGAGSGEAIESVDDLPETDDEELVVRGYQWHWETTYPSHNITMEDELVLPANQDVTIWITTEDVIHSLFIPDLGVKQDGYPGEYTRIRTFVYEPGEYEAVCTEFCGVGHSRMDADVVVLEQDEYEAWLEENEDSRATAPDDP
- a CDS encoding plastocyanin/azurin family copper-binding protein; the protein is MSSFNPDRRTVLKASGLTIAALAGCLSGGDSSGENGDENANESDGKNGGDTYKIDPGTTIEFEANTAGWKGLAPSAIDGVENPTLVLKEEKDYEIGWTKNGGSMEHNFMIWNDSEKVVKDYETEMASEPGDDQMLKITATSEMAYYRCRPHTNMQGDIQIE
- a CDS encoding NAD(P)/FAD-dependent oxidoreductase yields the protein MERVDVAIVGGGPAGASAAERAAAHGAETVLFEQGVPREDRDGLGPDSTDAAGMLGYWIDIMDFDYREIPDDVVLRELEGTDFIGPSNAVELNATGIESSYSKFGYTFHRARMDDWLHERAADAGADLRVGTSVKSLETDLRSSSSKGPVHALTLSNGDQLEAQYVVLADGPQRRVTLDALDQFTGPGRSVSDHLSPPTANHIAYQEYREFPPELFEEFEDRLEFWWGYMPGETAYPWVFPNDGTVARVGLTMPIGMELSDVDNPGSYKLLKPTDDKIPSGSEYIRRLLELEYGDEYDVAEDIPIVEDRGKSKGTETYPISSTRPIDSPVGANIAVAGGAMGTTSAFHEGGYHVAVRSGKIAGRLAATDSLENYNDVWKRAIGDEILRNVAFADIVEDYEPDDWDRAFEIVNDMQRGSGENVLFSKRYTAGIGATRILATYKKKKFQYRNGGYVQLSEDEYFY
- a CDS encoding DUF6789 family protein is translated as MNRALVEVSLFAAIFLSCLLTAAVARWLRADPSPDGGYATVGERGVTWRDAKAAAIRWTTTTNHREIGLLYIAFGTVAAMWGGVDAMMMRTHLLTPAADIWTEQTYNELFTMHGLTMLIFFVTPVFFGIGNYFLPLLIGADDMAFPRLNALGFWMLPPALLLSRLGIVAEVTAKTLSLIVPDSWLTALFVLREPAIGWTMYTPLSSTTPDPQINFLLLGLHLSGIATTIGAINFVTTIVYERDDAIGWANLDIFSWNMLVTSMIVLFAFPLLGTALLMLLFDRNFGTTFFATDGGGPILWQHLFWFWGHPEVYILFLPAAGLMSLILPKFVGRKLFGFKFIVYSTIAIGVLSFGVWAHHMFTTGIDPRVRASFMATSVAIAVPSAIKVFNWITTMWNGNVKLAAPTILCVGGIGMFIYGGITGIFLAVIPIDIVYHDTYYVVGHFHLIVMGIIPLMMFSASYYWYPLLTGRLYDRRLALFQSTLLVAGSALTFVTLLAIGFLELPRRYATYPSEFQNFQIVATVGAYIIGLSVLLWLYNLIWSYFHGDPVESADPWDLKSTEQFTPEWQWFEEKLERERGIPPTEPDVVRRTYEPAHDRPPSLVARIRPVARTVVSDASVGAIGGLIGTLLMSGALAVAVLLGVFDLDSFAGLATLVGFPSNVALGYAVFLVGGMTVWPLLFLALGEYLPGELTLVTGLWYATVAASGFAIAFHTTQTGLELVAYLVFVLLAHWIYGLGLAGTIEYLGGRRPSPPEERGS